The DNA sequence GTCGCTCTCAGCATGAATGTTTTTTCTATAAACATATTGGTGGAACTTCTCACATCCATGGACAATGGCAAGTAACTTATTTTCTATTTGCACATACCTGCACTAACAGTCAGTGAGAGCCCTAGACCCATAAGCTACAGGTTGTCCATCCTGCAGAATAACTGCACCGATCCCTTCAgagctttacacaaagcaaATGGAAttatgaagaaggaggattgtCGCcacatttttcatgaaaaccTAAACTCATTAGGccgaaggttgatcttggacacagctGGGTTTTCCAACATGACAAGGAACTCAAAAATTCATcaaagtggtaaagaaatgacaaaatcaggttagaactagaaaagcactcggagagcgcatacctccgccatgccgtttgtctgtctgtccgtctgtgtgtgtgtgtgtgtgtgtgtgtgtgtgtgtctgcttgtctgttaacagcataactcaaaaaagttgtggacggattttcaccaactttttacaggatgtccggaagagcaagagtaagaatcgattagattttggaggtgatccgaatcaccgtctggatccaggaattttttgaaggtcgaaggacaattggcggccatctctcaattgtccttcgaccttcaaaaaattcctggatccagacggtgattcggatcacctccaaaatctaatcgattcttactcttgctcttccggacatcctctaaaaatttggtgaaaatccgtccttgactttttgagttatgctgttaacagacgaacagacagacagacagacacacacacacacacacacacacacacacacacacacacacacacacacacacacacacacacacacacacacagacggacagacagacaaacaaactccggtgattacataacctcctggcggaggtaattaagGTCTTAGACTGGACCTCTCAAAGTCCGGACTTAAAATTCATCAACAATCTGTGAACTGtcctgaagaaacaagtctgtgtcagagaatcaacaaatttagttgaaaTTCTGTCAAGATgagtggtcaaagatacaaccacAAGTTTGGAAGAAGCTTGCTGATGGCTACCAAAAGGATGGGTGGAAAGAGAGACGGGAACTTCATAGATGCACACAATATGGGTAAAACAACAGTTCAGAGTTATATATAAGCCATTTTAGGACTGGAAGGGATTATTTTAGGGATTAAGAAAATGCTTTTGATACACAGGGATTGTGTTACAAATGAAATCAATAACAGAGAGTTACATGGTAGGTTAGAGTTAGCACAagtagattttatagtttaaagctgctgtccggagtttgaatcgcagcgtctcccaaaacactgttggtcccactctccgtccctctgatttcgcaCCTTTACTTGTGCACGCGCGCattacatgagaggagtgcccggagtgctgcagtatcttgcctgttttgctgttttcccctcttctacatttagtacatttagtaaataataaaggaattacgttagaatgctgtattgagtctaacttgtcctaataccaaaataacatgaatctgctaggacgaacgagtaaagtttcaatatgtgattacactcgtgtatccctctcgatgacgttgtttatcaaacttagtgcatttacacgtgtatatgtgttacattgtttatttatttctatctagagttcagaattgcatgactcctctgacgaagagtatgtcccagacgccccaacatcttcctccagaggtcgggcatctaaacgaagccgccaggcgggctatggaggccgtggtcggggagcgacgcgagcaccccgagccaaaaaacgtcctgcagtctcttggcctgacaagccgtgggattggtaacttttctggaagttgctgagccctgatgctctctcctccacaagcaaaacaaatgtgcgtgcggttgcgtagtgcggagctcgcccacctctgcatgggcttgcttgctgtgcgcgtaaccgttgattgacagcatgacaaacggaagctcgaacttgattggtcggcagcgaccggcgctttttggaataacatgggggtctatgagaggaaggcggagctcaggaataaattttcatatcgcgttatcctaactttatattatagtatcgaactagactaacacatttaagctttgttaaaacatgatacataaattgaaaacaaacggaaactccggacagcagctttaagtccctcgaaaatgaaatgcacagtatgtcATTGTACTGGCCATTGAAGTAATGAAAAtacaacgtgtgtgtgtgtgtgtgtgtgtgtgtgtgtgtgtgtgtgtgtgtgtgtgtgtgtgtgtgtgtgtgtgtgtgtgtgtgtgtgtaggaagGAGGGAAAAGGGTCTTACATATGTGAGTCTAATAGTATGTAAACATATACATGCCAGggtttaatgttttattgaacAGACTCCTTTTGTGTGCCTGAGCATGCATGCATACATACCCATCTCTAACATGTacacttctgtgtgtgtgtgtgtgtgtgtgtgtgtgtgtgtgtgtgtgtgtgtgtgtatgtgtgtgtgtgtgtaggagggagggagggagaaaggtCCTACACATGTCTTTATTAGTAAGTAAACATATAAATGTCAGggttgaaatgttttattgagCAGGCTGCTTCCTCATGCTTTTATGTGTCTGAGCATGCATGCATACATGCCCATCTCTAATGTGTacacttttgtgtgtgtgtgtgtgtgtgtgtgtgtgtgtgcgtgcgtgtgtgttttggtgctcTGCAGTGGCTGCATGATGATGTTGGTGGATGAGTCACCCAGTCTACATCACGTGACATCATGAATCACTGCACCTCTCCGTGGGCAGAGCTGCAACCATCAACCATCTTttctctccacctcctccctgcCTCTGCCCAGTGCTCTGTTACTTTTCCCTCATCCAGTTATCAAACTCATTCTCTGCTTTTCCTGCTgttccatttctttttctttttaattttacaggCAGCAATTACTTTGATTCTATCTCTGTGCACTTACCTCTCATTTACTCACGCATATCCCATCTCATCCTGAACCTGACTTTTATCCCTGTGCATTTCAcgccacacacacgcacactatCCATTCAATTTACATATccctttgtgttctgttttcagaATTGAATTACAGACAATCATTTGATAGTCTGTGGAAGGTCCATGTCAGCAGACATCAAAATGCTCATTCTAACAGACCTACATACAGCGctctccataattattggcaacCCTGGTTAATAAATTcgatttttattgcagaagcatactctcacactgaaaattgtagaaaaatgtattatagaagaagattaggtgctgttttgttggtaaAAGTTTTGGTGTTTCTTAAACCTTGATACAGGCATGTGCAGGAGTTAGCACATCCCAGCAACCCACAATCATTATTTCTGATGACTGCTATGACCTCTGATCACCCGCTGAAGAACCTACCTCTAAGTAGCATTCCATATCAACGCTAAGTCTTCAATGTCTGCTTTATAATCAGCCTGACAGCTTGCACATAGATTAGATGAGATTGTAATTTTTACCCTAATTTTGAAATAGATTTATTCATAATTTTTCCATCAGTAAATGAAATCATCATCTGAAAGCTACTTTCTTCAGTTATCTTTGTGtaatattaaaattagtttgatgatctgaaaacTTTAAGTGTggcaaatatgcaaaaacaaaagattatGTTCTGTCAAttgcagtcaccagatctcagcgCAGTTGATACCGTGGACTGAATTATTAGACAGCGCTCTTCACCTCCATCTTCCAAAtaccaaatgagggaatatgTTTCAGAAGAATGGTGATATATTCCACTAGCTGAGCTCCAGAAACGTGGAGAATTAATGTCAAGGTGCAATAAAGCTGTTTCGCCAGCATGTTATGACCAAACACCTTGCCATGGAcacttttttgttaatttgtcaTCCATCTGCTGCATACCAACATTCAAAAAGGTGAGTGAGAAAGAAACAGTGCACCATCTTTTAATCAACACATGCCTGCTGTTACTTTTAACCTCAAAATGTGCTACCTCCTGGTGAGCATTTGGTATTGTTTCTGTAACAAATTATGTCAAGCAACCGAAGTGTGGAGGTTGAATGAAAGGGCTGTCtcctctcacactcacacaaatttattttgtgttcacgatgaaatatttttgtaataaatttagtttattttatttgtttcttcatGTGTAGCAAAAGTAGTCATTGACATTTGCATATTTACATTCAGCAAATGCATGTTTATTACGACAGTTACAACAAGGTACATCTAGAAAGACCATAGACAATACTCACCAAATACATGACTCAAACGATTGTTTTTGGGTACACTAACATCACTGTTTCTTTCGTGtttaagatttttattttttcattttttttaaactgatgctTGTTTGTCATTAAAGACGCAATTTTTTGATGCAAGTATACATAAACGTGCAGACAGTACCCTCATGTCTGGTCGTTACAGCGCCTTTTATTTTCCCTTCTGCATATGCATATGTGACCTCATTCTCaatcacaaaaatataaaaaacaaaaggaaataataatcattaaaaaaaataagcttttttaaaaacaaatgcaaaaaattacTTCTTTTATTCAGTTCACTACTTTTCTTGACTATGttaacattcttttctctttcatgAGAACACCATTATTCTGTTTTGGCTTTGCAACATAGATGTTAAGGTTTGTTCATCCCTTATCAACAAACTGCCACAAAggccaacaacaacacaaacaagcagcAATTTCTGCTCTTGTTCTATTCTAACAATaggaaaaagggagaaaagTGTTTACTTATTATAAGTAACCATTTAAGCAGAGAAAGAAATTCTCAGCAGGTTACAGGCCTTGTTTCACACTTTAGATTTTGACAGTCATCAAATCCATGTAGTAAATATCACTTCCTGGTTTTAAATGTTCCCATCTATGGCAAACAAGTTATTAAGAACCCATTTTAATCATCTTATCTGCTCCCATTACAGAGGAGACTGCAGCTTAAATTTCATAATACCAAAGTACCAAAGATAAAAACGGTAAATGGAATGTAACAGTGACATGTTATTTGCAGATTTCTGCTCAGAGTTCGGCACCAATTAATGATCTTAATAATGACTCTAttgaaaaaagaaccaaaatagaAAACTGAGTTGATTATGAATTCAAAACAAATGGAAGaaactttgtgattttgttaCACTGTGGAGTTCTATAATACCTTATTTTTTTAGAAGACAGGGCATTCACATATTACTACATATATGCAGTTCCCATGTGCAGAGTCAAGGTAACAATATGGACTTTGTGTGTGTCCAAGCCTGATGGATCTTATTTCTTTAGATGTGGTTGGTCAGCAAAACCTATAAAAGTTTGATGCAAACTGTGGGCAATGCTCCTTTTTATGTAACATTTCATAAAATCTGCAATGGCTGACTCCTTCATAcaatgattttacatttttaatgtaaatgtcTATTCATCAGTGTGCATTGtttgacaataaataaaatataaaatcaagGCAGCTTTTTTTCtagcagaacaaaaacaacaacaacaacaacaacaatatccGCCACTCCATCGTCATCTGAAGGCATCAACTGTAAAAGAATGCCATATAGAGTTTGGTCGGGTTTGGCACCATAGCAACAAGGTAATAGAAGTTATGCAAAAGGGTGAGTCATCCAAGCCATTATAGTGGTGTTAGTGTGGCTTAGAAAGCCTTTTGTATGAAGTCTGGAAATGTGCTTATCAGTGATTTATGTTTCATTATGAAGAGCTTTGGTGGATATGTGTGAGTGTACATCTTAAAAAGGTATTGGCCGGggaaaaaaagttgcattttgattaagaaaaatgtgaaatgaaacaGTTACGtaaaattttattaattttcaaaGAAATGTACAAGAAAAGGCTTCGGAATTAAGCCTTTCTAAGATTGTTTGTGAACCTCATTTCATCTCTAAGAGGTAATAGATTGTCAGTTGATACTTTATTTGGCCTAAATTAAGTGGACACTCCATAGCCAGACTGAATGTAAAGACCTTTCATGTCATCACCTAAATGTTCTCTGAACAATGGTATTTGGAGCTCAGTAAAGTGGCTCAGGCtatcaccattttttttctgcctgatTCCATATAATGTCTGGCTaatcaaaaatgagcaaagaggtgtAGTGTGTCTGGAGCTGAAGCGGGCTATGCAAGTGTTTCTTGGGCCATGGATTGTCTTATCAGGATACCCACCTGTAATGCACTGTGACCGCACTCTTAACTATATATAACTTTAAGCTTTAGTGCAATTTATACAGGTAAGTTGTACAAAACATACCCCCAATACAGTCGTCACGAAtagaaaaatgaccaaagtgtttttttgtaccagactgtaaacatgcttatttctgctgtaaagctgGTCGTTTTAACATAGGCTCAAATGTGGATCGACttgctttttggagccagcctcaagGAACTGCCATTTTTAGTACATTTGcaatggcttcatttttcaaccCTAGAGTTTGCCACTTGGTAAGTAACTCCTTAGATTTAAATCttaatacaaataataatttaaataaataaatatcttaaTACAGCGACATGTTAGACAACAGTGTTCTTCCAGCTCTGTATGAACAATTAGTCTGGCATTTTCCTTTTCAATATGATGATGCACAGTCAGTTTTGTAAGAAAAGGTTCCCCTAGTTTGATGTGGAAGAGCCTGACTGGTCTGCCTGATGTCAACCCTTCAGCCCCTGAGCAGGAAAGACGGACCCTAGAAGAGTGGAGGCTGCTTTAGAAGCATATTAATAACCATAGAATCAGGAACACACAATCTGCTATCACATATGGCTGGaatgtttggtgtttgtgtACTCTGAGAGGTGTAAAACAGGTTATTTCTATGGAATTGGTTTTTGAAATATGCTTCTAATTTCCCTGGCTCAGATAATCCCACAATTATCCTTTTTGTGTGCACACATGATGACATTCAGATCGTAAAATTAGGaatcaaatgtttttctgttttccagaaTCTGCCATAGCCTGCGATTCATCCGACTCTCTCTCTGACAATGAAAAACATACAAGTAACAACATATTTAAGCGTCCTCCAGTGCTGGCATTATAAAATGTCCAATGGAGAATGTTGTCATGCTGGGAGTGTTGATGAAAAGCTCTAGCATATGATCTTTGCCAGACTAAACTTTCCAACTGATCACATTCATTCCGGTTCCCCTGCTTCAGAGGAAAGTAGTGAAGATGTGCGCCTGTCCTTGTATTTTCATTCCAAAGTTTGATTTTCTCCAGACTGCTTCTGGAAAATGTCCTCTGTGACTTTTCATATCTCGACCAATCAGAGAAGGGAATTAGGTAGTTGTAAAACAATAATTCAATATCAACAGAAGAAAATCATAAAGAAATACACTCTTTACTGCTCATGACTCCTTTTTCCTGTTgttcctcttctttctctttcctctcttGCTTTCTTCAGTCTTTCATCTGTTGTCTCCTCATGAGTATCTGCTGTAAATATTTCTCCAAATCATCATGGTTGCtgttttttggctgattttcaGCCATGTAATAGTCTTTGTTTCTTGTCACTGCTGGGGCAGaataataaaactgattttgcTGAGGAGGCATCGCAGACATTTGGAGAGGGGAACGTGCTTTGGGGATGGGTGCTGGCTGAAATATCCGGGGGTAAAGTGAGTCTGGGTATCTGGTGTAGTAGGACTTCTGCTGGAGGCCTCGGGGGGGTTGTCTCAGCTGGGGTTGGACCCAGCTATGGTATCGCCTTTTGGGAGGGAAAGTGTACGTGTTATCCATGGAATTACCCAGGAAGTTGCTGAGGGTGACAGCAGATTTAGGGATGAAGTACTTGGGTTTGGGcctggggggaggaggaaaaTAGATGGGGTAATAGTCTGGGTAGGGATTCCTCTGATAGTAGGGAGGGTAAGTGTAGGAGTAAGAAGGATAGCTAGACCAAACCGACTTGGGTGGTGTGAGCCAGAGGTCTTGTTTGATTGGTGGAAGCTTCTGAGGTTTTGGCCAAAGATTTTTATTGGCTAATAGAGGTTTTGGCGTGTTGTCCTGGAACCATGTTTTAAGTAAGTTAACAGCTGGAGGTGGCTGCTTCGAGACAGGTAAGTTATTTTGAACAGTTGGAATCTGCATTGCAGAGGAGAGTGGAGAAGCCAGGGGTGATAAAGGTCGTCGCCAACGTGATGTTATTTCAGGCGGCAagtccttcttcttcttcttctcgaCATCACTGATGATGTCTACTACATCATCAGCAGGGAGGTGGAGTTTACTGGAGATCTCAATCAGCTTGTCAATGGTTTGAGGATCAATATCATCCTCCTCTGTCACTTCTTGTTCCTCATCAGACCTCTTGTCCTCTGCAGCGTTGGACAGGGACGACGTATACTTCTTGTTGCCGTTATTTTGTTTGACCATGTAGTGCAGCAGCATGTCTGAGGCGATGTCAGCCAACTTCTCCTCCTCCAACTTGGCTCTTTGTGCCTCAGCTGCCTGCCTCCTCATCTCTTCTTGCTCTGCTTTGGCtctggcctcctcctcctcaggacTTAACACCTCCTCATCTTGCTCCTCCTCTGCTTCATCATCTTTCATCACCTCTTGCTCTACTGGAGGCTGTGGCTGTGCTGCATTGCTGCCATAAATATTGCCCTCAAATTCATCCATAAAATTGCCTCCTCTAAAAGTTGGAAAGTTCAAGGCTTTCTGTGTCTCCTCTTgccattttagttttttcttggACATAGCAAGGTCACTGCCTTTATTTGTTAGTATGTCATTGTGACTGCTGTaacctctgctctctctctggtTTTTCTCTGAACCTCCCTCTCTCTTAGTGGCTGTATTCAAGCGAGGAAACTCTTTCATCATAGTCTCAAGACTCTTCAGTTCCTCAGGGCtgagctgctcctcctcctcatggCTGCCTTGATCAGGATTGGTCGATCCTTGTTGAAAAGCAGCACCCTGGTCATTCTCTTCTCTTCCATCTGAACTAGTGGGCTGCTGCTCCATTTGCATCTGAACGGTCTGGCTTGTGGTACGACTGATCACCTTCTCAgtcatcttctcctcctcttcctgagcttttttcttctcatcttcctcctctctctcttgctccTTTCCCTGTGCAGCCATCAGAAGCTCAAAGTCCTGTCGTCCACCTCTGTCTTGGTCTACTTCCTCCATTGTTCTCACTTCCCTGTATGCCTCTTCTTTTTTAACCTCCCCTCTCTCAGCCTTTATCTTTTCTTTCACTCCACCATGCTCTTCTCCCTCCCTG is a window from the Acanthochromis polyacanthus isolate Apoly-LR-REF ecotype Palm Island chromosome 23, KAUST_Apoly_ChrSc, whole genome shotgun sequence genome containing:
- the vgf gene encoding neurosecretory protein VGF; translation: MTRYHGASSTVTLLVLLTATSFLHLSTPSPLSTIGDADNPHRDTFPDLIVSRNRERRDEERQIAPKEQDEDEEELFKDVDPKLLATILLEALNRSHVEGSREGEEHGGVKEKIKAERGEVKKEEAYREVRTMEEVDQDRGGRQDFELLMAAQGKEQEREEEDEKKKAQEEEEKMTEKVISRTTSQTVQMQMEQQPTSSDGREENDQGAAFQQGSTNPDQGSHEEEEQLSPEELKSLETMMKEFPRLNTATKREGGSEKNQRESRGYSSHNDILTNKGSDLAMSKKKLKWQEETQKALNFPTFRGGNFMDEFEGNIYGSNAAQPQPPVEQEVMKDDEAEEEQDEEVLSPEEEEARAKAEQEEMRRQAAEAQRAKLEEEKLADIASDMLLHYMVKQNNGNKKYTSSLSNAAEDKRSDEEQEVTEEDDIDPQTIDKLIEISSKLHLPADDVVDIISDVEKKKKKDLPPEITSRWRRPLSPLASPLSSAMQIPTVQNNLPVSKQPPPAVNLLKTWFQDNTPKPLLANKNLWPKPQKLPPIKQDLWLTPPKSVWSSYPSYSYTYPPYYQRNPYPDYYPIYFPPPPRPKPKYFIPKSAVTLSNFLGNSMDNTYTFPPKRRYHSWVQPQLRQPPRGLQQKSYYTRYPDSLYPRIFQPAPIPKARSPLQMSAMPPQQNQFYYSAPAVTRNKDYYMAENQPKNSNHDDLEKYLQQILMRRQQMKD